DNA from Mucilaginibacter mallensis:
AGTAACGGTATGCCAGCCGGTTCTTGCACCATGCTTACCAGTGAAAAGCGCATCCGCTTCCGGGTGATCAACAACAGGGTATGTCCTGTCGAAACCACTGGTGGAGATATTTTCAAACTCGCCGGTTATCTGCCAGTTTTCAATAGCGCTTATCTTTTTAAAATACTCATCGGCCCGCTCCAGCTGGTTACTGGTTTCATAATGCATACCGATCATGGAATTTGCCATGGCGGCCATCATGCCATCATAGCTGCTATTATCAGTCACCTGGTTTAAAAGGGCAAGCTGCGGAGCTGTATGTTTACCGAATGATGAATTAACAGAGGATGTTGTCCACAAGGCATATACATAAGGCGCTGCATCTTTGCTCTGGGCAAAAAATTTCTGAAAATAATCAAACGCGGCGGCGGGTGCCTGGTCGGCTTGCGCCATCAGGCTAAGGCCTAGCAATGCATCACCTGTATTATCATTTTTCTGTATGGCCTGATTGAATAATATTTTGGCGGTATCAGTTTTATTTTCAAAAAATGCCTGCCATGCACTTTGCAGGTTACTTTGGGCAAACACATTACTGCCCGCCAGTATAAACAATAAAACTATAGTTTTTTTGGGAATGAAATTTTTGAACATATATCAGGTTATCGGTTTATCGGTGTGAAACAATGAGCAGGTCCAGATCTTTGCAGGGTATGGAAAACCTTTCGCCAATATATTTACTGGTTAAATGTCCCTGGTAAATATACACGGCATTACGTACCCCGGCATTCTGCCAGATCACGTTTTTTAATCCGCCATGCTCGCCAATATCCAATAATATGGGCGCGAATATATTTGTTAAAGCATAAGTAGCAGTACGTGCCACACGCGAGGCAATGTTAGGCACACAATAATGTATCACATCGTATTTACGGAACACCGGGTGGGTGTGGTTAGTTATCTCGGATGTTTCAAAACAGCCACCCTGGTCAATGCTCACATCAATAATCACGGAGTCGCGCTTCATTTTACTTACCGTAGCTTCAGATATTATGCAGGGGCTGCGGCCATCTTCGGCACGCATGGCGCCGATGGCAACATCGCAGGTAGTAACTGCTTTTTCCAGAACTATTGGCTGTACTACCGATGTAAATACACGGGTACCTATATTGTTCTGCAAACGGCGCAGTTTGTATATTGATGGATCAAAAACCTTTACTTCGGCACCTAATGATATAGCGGTACGGGCGGCATATTCGCCTACGGTACCTGCACCCAGTATCACAATTTCGGTTGGTGGCACGCCGGTTATGCCGCCCAGCATTAAGCCTTTACCATCAAAAACATTACTCAGGTATTCAGCTGCTATGAGTATGGATGTGGCACCTACAATTTCGCTCATGGCGCGTACCACGGTTAGCGAACCTCCTTCATCCTGCAAATGTTCAAAGCAAAGGGCGGTGATTTTTTTATGTAATAATGCCTGCAGGCACTCGGCTTTAAGAGTAGAGATCTGTAAGGCAGAAATCAATATCTGCCCAGGTTTCATCAGCTCTATTTCGCTTAACGTTGGGGGAGCTATCTTTATGATAATATCGGCCTCATAAACGGTTTTACTATCAAATACGATAAGCGCGCCTTGTTCGCTGTAATCCTTATCTGAGAAATTAGCAGCCTGGCCGGCATTGCTTTCCAGCATTACCTGATGCCCGTTGTTAACCAGCAGCGCCACCGACAAAGGTGTTAGCGGTATCCTGTTCTCCTGGAAAGAAACTTCTTTTGGAATGCCTATATAGAGTTTGTTCTTCTTGCTCTTTACTTCCAGCATCGACTCCTGTGGCTGCATCATCGCTTGCTTGGCGATATCAGAAAACCCACTGTATTTCCCTGAACTCATTGATATATTTTCTGGATGATGAAGTTAAATAAAAAAAAGTATTTAGCTAAATTAAATCTTCTCAACGGTTATACTGCGCGATTTAGCATCCAGCGCCTGTATTTTTACAGTTACATAGTGTAATGGCAACAAGTCGGGGATCTTTTCAGGCCATTCGATAAAGCAATAGTTGCCCGAATACAGGTATTCTTCAAAGCCAATGTCCATCGCCTCGCTTTGGTTTTTGAGGCGATAAAAATCAAAGTGATAGATATTGTCTTTTGCGCCGGTATATTCGTTAACTATAGCAAATGTGGGGCTGGTTACATTATCCCCGGTACCCAGTTGTTTGCACAGAGATTTTATAAGTGTGGTTTTGCCCGCGCCCATTTCGCCATAAAAAAGGAAGATATGGTTATTTGCATCGAATGAAAGAATTTCGGATGCGGCGTTATCCAGTTCGTTAAGGCTATTTATCAGCAAGTTCATTTGCCAAAAATAAGGAATGTGATTTACATTGCACCGTGTGTATAAAACCAAGCGTTGAAGAACTTCGTCGCTTGTAAAAGACTTAGTTTTGAAAAGGTAATTCTAATACTATCTCTTTAA
Protein-coding regions in this window:
- a CDS encoding alanine dehydrogenase, which codes for MSSGKYSGFSDIAKQAMMQPQESMLEVKSKKNKLYIGIPKEVSFQENRIPLTPLSVALLVNNGHQVMLESNAGQAANFSDKDYSEQGALIVFDSKTVYEADIIIKIAPPTLSEIELMKPGQILISALQISTLKAECLQALLHKKITALCFEHLQDEGGSLTVVRAMSEIVGATSILIAAEYLSNVFDGKGLMLGGITGVPPTEIVILGAGTVGEYAARTAISLGAEVKVFDPSIYKLRRLQNNIGTRVFTSVVQPIVLEKAVTTCDVAIGAMRAEDGRSPCIISEATVSKMKRDSVIIDVSIDQGGCFETSEITNHTHPVFRKYDVIHYCVPNIASRVARTATYALTNIFAPILLDIGEHGGLKNVIWQNAGVRNAVYIYQGHLTSKYIGERFSIPCKDLDLLIVSHR
- the tsaE gene encoding tRNA (adenosine(37)-N6)-threonylcarbamoyltransferase complex ATPase subunit type 1 TsaE → MNLLINSLNELDNAASEILSFDANNHIFLFYGEMGAGKTTLIKSLCKQLGTGDNVTSPTFAIVNEYTGAKDNIYHFDFYRLKNQSEAMDIGFEEYLYSGNYCFIEWPEKIPDLLPLHYVTVKIQALDAKSRSITVEKI